ATCTCTTCTGGTGCATGATATATATTGCCCTAGAGAGCATTGTTAACAAATAAAGCCAATATCCTCATAAAGTGTCATATGACTCACTAATTGAAAATTATGACCAAGATGCAAGGACAATTACAAGACTGACCAATggggatcttttttttctctaggaAGGACTACTGTCCTCACTGTATACTAtcataaaacacagagacaattTAACAGCATATCCAGTCTAATTTTTGTGTGGAGAAAAGCATGAAATAAGTAAAGCATCGTTACTGCATCACTTCTCATTGACATTCTGCTGATCAAAACCACACCAAGCTGAGGAGGAATGGGCAGCTGGAGTGTTGGTCATTTTGGTCACATCAGGGCTATTGTCTCGAATTCAGAGTCCAGCATGATTTGTGTGAACACAATTCAATTAGctcaacacaaaacagcacagagtgGCTGGCACACCATGAGGGCAGCTTGAGATGCCACTTGCCAAAATAGACCAGGTGTGCTACTACAATGTGTAAACTTTTATTAGAACTGCACAAAATTGAGATTAACTGCAGCTGTGTCCCCAGCTGTAATTGCaatcatattttatgtttgtacTAGAGCACTGTGCACGAAAGACAAAAAAGGGGAGGGGTGGCTGGTTCCTCTTCAGTATCAAATACAGCAGCAGGCCAGTGTCGCTGCACAGGTGACACACACTGTGTACAAAACCCCTGCTGCTGGAGCGCGGTGGAAGCACATGTTTATTGATGTGGCTGGCTACCCCCGAGCGCTCAATGTGCCCGAGtgaaacaagcacaaacacacaggaatacacaGAGCAGTGGACAGATGAACAAATACACCAGGGATTACAGACTGCTGGGTTTACTTCTCTGATGTGTGCTTGATACAAACTAGAAACGGATAGGCACTGAAAACATTAACAAAGCATCAACTTCAACTGTTAACTGTTATAAACTAATCTCGGTTTACAAGCTGATCTTGGGTTTTAGCCTGTACTGTAACAACTGGGATCATAATGGGATTATGGAGCATATAACCTGATTACACAGCCTCAAGAGAAATTAATTTTGTCTTTCTGCACTGATACACTTGTTCATGGGAATCTAAAGTGGAAATTTACAAACCTCTTCAAGTtctgtaattactgtaaaatgGCTATTATGTGCAAAAATCCTTTAAGTAGGTAATGGAGCACTGTTACTAAGAAGTGGGCACACTAGGGAAAAAGAACTCAGCAATCACTTAAGGCTGAATAACTGGTTTGAATGGGTAATTATATAAAATTGATAGTCTGAATTCACCACACAAGTATTTAATATAACTTAAATATCACTTACTCTGTCTTACAGAACAGTAGCGTAAGCATAAACTATTAACAGTCTGTTGTTCACATAGAGCTGTTATATCGGCTAGTCATCGATGAAGCACATAGAAAGGATAATTTTATGAATCTTTCCAGATTAAGAAAAACTGTATAAAAATCAAGATATTATTTTATACTAAAAGTAGCAGCAACAGATGCATACTTTTAAACGGAGGTCTgtccttgcaaaaaaaaaaaaaatcttggttgGCTGCAAAATTCCAGCATCCATAAGCCTACATCTTGTTGTTTTATCATTGAGAGTGAGGGATAAATACCAACAAGAGTGTATACAGTGTTTTTATAGGGTGGGATTTGGGCCAATCCTGATGCCCTGTAAGTGGCATGTGTAAGCACCAATTTTGTCAATATTGGCACTTTGAAGACAAAGATTGTGCAAAATTTATAAGAACATTTTAATGATGTTtactgatgtttgatgtttaaaAGATGTTTGCAGTCATAAAATTGATTTGTGGTTGATGCATTTGGTATCACTGGAAAGACACTTAATGCATTACCTTGCAGGCTGTTAGAGCGTCACTCAGAGGAAAACCTCTGTTGAAAGAATTAAAGTGACCTTTCCTCAgttctctgccattttctcttCAATCCCACAGTGTTTCTCAGATGACTAAAATCCCATTATAGGGTGTTCCTCAGTTCCcaatttcctgtattttaaaACTCGTATGCTCAAACGTGGAGaacaatatttttctcttttaatcTATTATTCTAGGTTATTTGTTTTCCCTGTCTGCTACTTCTTGCTTTCACGGTGGCTTGATGCTCACAGGAACATTGCGCTATGGCTCCTAATCCTTATTCATGAGTGTTTGCAGTTTTGGTGATCTGAGAACTGATTGTACTTCCACTGGTACATTTACTACAAGTCGGCttggataagagcatcagccATGAATGCCTAAGATGTGAACATGATCAAATTAATGGGGTGGGGCCACACAGTAGGCTATGTGCTTGTGCTGTACGCTGTAACTGGCGTCGGGCTTTAATAAAATGACAGCACCTCTTGTTTGCCGGGGTCGCCTGATCCACACTCAGCTCCCAGCGCGCACTGGAAGTCTAGCTGCGCGGCGCACAGCTGGAGACGCTCTGCCTCCGCCAGGGTCAATTCACCCgagacagaaagacaagtgCCGGAAATTATAGGCTTTCGCCTTCGAAATAAAAGCGTCCCTTTGGAGGAAATGTAAGTGGCTCACGAGTGCAGATGGTAAAGCAGTGACgcgtgtgtacgtgcgtgtttTGAGGGATTCAAATCGATTTTCACTTGGTCTACTTGATTCATATTGCCTActaaaaatattgatttatttagagcgagagagagaggtatcCCCCTGCATACATAAGCCAAATTATGTTAGAATCATTCTAAAAACTACCAAACAGCTAAACGCACACCCTGTGCACAGTTTGCAAAGATGAATGCAGCAAGCAGGTAGGCCTGCTTATTAAAATATCATCTCCGGTTTGACACTCCGCACGGGCTGAGGAGGGGCGATCCTGGCCTCTTGCTCGCTTTTCTGTCATCAGTATGTCCTGTTGAACTTTGAGCCCAGAGAGGTTTGTGTGAGCACAGTCCAATTAGCTCAACACAACAAAGAGGGCAGAGTGACTGGCACATTTGATCTGACACTTCCCAGAATACACCAGGTATCTGCAAGCTTTTATTAGAGCCACATATAATGCAGACTTACTGCAGCCATGTGCCCAGATATGATTGTTATTGCAACCAAAACATGGGTCTTTGATGAAATAACAATGTTATCCTCTGTGTTACATTATTTTAGCTTATCTATATGTCTATCTGGCCTATTTTTATATGTagggtgtgatttttttctaataGCCTATTCCGgaagtttcattttttattctttctagcTTGACAGTGATGTCCCTGCGCAGGTGGCTCTTCTTCGTCTTGACGCTCGGCGGTCACACCTGAAgcgtcagagggagagagaggctcagACGGGAGGAGGGCAGCATCTTACAGTAGTATGCATGATGCCCCGCTCACTCCTCCTGTAATGGAATACTAACGGCGCAAATTTGGAGAACAAGTCAGGAGGGAAATCCGCGGGAGGGGGGGATGCGCGCATATGACAGGCATTGGACGTTTCCATTTATGACAGTCGGGTAGGGGACTGGATCTCTCCAACGGGGCTGCGTTTTTAGCTCGACTGGCGACGGGCATTTTCAAACATTGCACCCCTCGTCCATCGCCTGCCTCTCCCGATCCTCAGTCCTCAGAGCACCATGCGAGCAGGAGAGACGCGTCCTGTGCCATGCTGAACAACTCTCCGACTCTCCTGCTGGCGCTGACCACGGTGGCCGGACTTGTCCAGCGATGCCACGGCTGGAGCGACGAAGACCTCCTCCTGCCGCCCATCAACTCCTCCAACAGGTTCCTTGCCAACCTGGAGGTGGACGTGCGCTTCTCCAAGAGATCCGTAGAGGAGAGCGAAGCCTCGTCCGACGCCTCCCTGCAGACTCTGTCCCAGTGCAATGTGAGCGTCCAGAGACTGCTGCCCACCTCGCTGGTGGCCCGCTGGGACAGCAACTTCGGCTTTCAGTGTGATGTGCTGATTTACACCACCAACAACCACGGAAGGGCTTTTTTCTCCGCGTCTTTCAACAGGGCGATCTCGCCTGTCGTCATCGAGCACCTCGGGGTCACCGGAGGTCAGCAGGAGTTGCGGCTGTGCGTCGGCTGCGGGCTGTCCCGTTACCGGAGGTTTGGCCAGGGCCGGTCGAGGGGCCAGCAGACCGGGGATCAAGTCAGCTTCTGCTGCGTCGATTTCAGCCTGGACGAGCTGAAGGGGGACAAAAGTTGGAGGCTGAACAGAAAACCCATCGAGTCGACACTTGTGGCTTGTTTCATGACTTTGGTGATCATTGTGTGGAGTGTTGCTGCTCTCATATGGCCGGTCCCTATCATTGCAGGATTTCTGCCCAATGGGATGGAGCAGAGACGACCGAGATAATTAAAACGCTCTTGATTACATGGAAACTACCCTGTGCTGCCTATACTACTAATTGTAGCCATCCAACTGTTACCAGAACAAAAGACTGTGGAGGTTTGGACAACGTTTTGAACAAAATGGTTTAGTTTCAAGGTGTTAATTTACCCTTAGACGTCCTCGTTAGAACAACCTATGGGGTAAAGTAGCCTACTGTATTCTTGTAACTGGCCCAGTCGCCTTTTAACTAGGCTATAACGGTAGGACtacaccagtgtgtttgttagttgttgttttttttttgtttgtttttttatccgTGTAGGCCTTCCTATAAATTAGGTCATCGTAAACTGTGCAAACGTTTTTTCTTAAAACGGTGTTTGTATAGTTTTTAATCTTTATAGAAATTTATGCCTTATCCCATGTGTAGGACTTTTACAAAGAAAGTTTGGGCTGCCTTTAAGGCGTGCCGTCAGACATATAACCCGGTATGTAGTCACGTTTAGAGTAAATGTGATAGGTTTTTTCAATATATTCTCAGAAATAGATGTTGTTTATGATTGACTTAGAGTAAATTTAGCTATTTATATTGTTAGATTTATAACGTCAACTTCAATATAAGTgcttatttgtatttatgttacaccgagtaaaatgaaaataaaattgtttaTAGGCTATCTAATAGGTTTCTCTGTTCTCTAGACTCTGTCAGTAGTCTAAGTCACTTCCGATTTTATTTCGTTTAGTTGAATACAGATTGGGGTTCCCAGAGCAAAAGCCGTGAGTCAGCACTGTCAGCTTACGGGCCTGCTCAAGTTCTTTGGCAAGAGGTGAAGTAGCGTCTCTGCAAATGAACAATTAAATTTGGCCTATAGATTTCTATGTTTCAGTGTAATGACGATGCTGGAGGAATAACGTAGGCATTTGTatgaaactctctctctctctctctctctctctctctctctctctctctctctctctctctctctctctctctctgtgtgtgtgtgtgtgtgtgtgtgtgtgtgtgtgtgtgtgtgtgttgggtggggggtggggggtataTCCGTGTTATTACCTAATTAGTCCCCACTCACtcttttattattctgttgtAGATTACTTTATATGTGACTGCCCAGCAATGATCCATTATACCTCTAGACGTCCAGTGAAACAATAATCAGATTATCTCAGtctaatcaaataaaatctcCACCCATTGTGAGTCATGTGCGTGACAAAGGACggacagaaataaacattttcgcCCTGACATAAGCTTTACCCCAAGCACTGACTGATTTTGCCCCAGATTTGCTTAAATCAcctgggagggagagaaatcACAGTGACTCCACCAGGCTGCTCTCACCAGTTTATCCCCCCTGTTCGCTGTAATTATCCCCTTCATCTGTCAGGGGACTCAAGTCTGGTGtctttttctcactccctctctccgtcttaACATCAGGCACAGTCTTGCACTGGGACTTTTCACACCAATTACAGATTTTTATTACCCAAACACAGTAGTAACCAATTGGAAAATTCCAACATGGTGGTGAAAAAGCATGTCTCCAGATAATATTAATTAAGCAACTTTGCCTCCACAAACAAAGTGGAACTCAATAtatactcagtggccactttattagggcCATCTGTACAAACTACATTGTcgaaaatgtataaaatgtataattttaattctatgtttattattgaggttgtagtttgcagagttCTTGTTCttgactacattatattgagaggtgtttctaattttttgtcctc
The Myripristis murdjan chromosome 16, fMyrMur1.1, whole genome shotgun sequence DNA segment above includes these coding regions:
- the tmem158 gene encoding transmembrane protein 158, with protein sequence MLNNSPTLLLALTTVAGLVQRCHGWSDEDLLLPPINSSNRFLANLEVDVRFSKRSVEESEASSDASLQTLSQCNVSVQRLLPTSLVARWDSNFGFQCDVLIYTTNNHGRAFFSASFNRAISPVVIEHLGVTGGQQELRLCVGCGLSRYRRFGQGRSRGQQTGDQVSFCCVDFSLDELKGDKSWRLNRKPIESTLVACFMTLVIIVWSVAALIWPVPIIAGFLPNGMEQRRPR